TTGGAGCTGAAAAATTATGACATACTATTTTCAGCATAGAATTCGTTGAACTTTGCATTGTCGAACTTTGTGCCATGATCAGATCTTATACTCACAACATTATGACTCGTCTTTACTTGGATCTTCTTTACAAAAGCAGCAAACACCAGGAAAATCTCATCTTTGGTTTTGAGGAACAaggtccatgtgaatctggagtagtcatctaCTATAATGAAAATGTATTTCTTTCCTCTTCTACTTGGCACTCTCATAGGTCCATATAGATCCTTATGGTGGAGATCAAGTTGCGTGGAGGTTCTTACTTCCTTTTTGGGTTTGAAGGAGGACCTGATTTGCTTTTCTTTTACACATGTATCCCACACCTTGTGATCTTTGAAGATTGACTTAGGTAGCCTACGAATCAGGTCCTTCTTGACAAATTTGTTCAGCAACGTAAAACTTGCATGTCCCAACCTTCTGTGCCacagttcagcatcatcatctaCAGCACTCAGACACGTGAGATCCCTATTGTGCAAGAACTCAAAATAAGCAACATAAATGTTTTTGTATCCTTTTGCCATCAGGACCACTTCACCAATCACGAGGTTTGTGAATGTGCAAATTTTTAACATAAATTCCACCTTGTTTTTCTTTGTCACGGATTTGAGAAACACTTAGTAAGCTATACTTCAAGTAGCTCACATAATACACATTTTCGATTGAGTGAGTGGGAGATTTCCCAATTCTTCCTACTCCCAAAATGTATCCGTTTTTGCCATTACCAAAGGACACACTACCTCCTTGCAAGGCTTTGAGTGAAAGAAAATCATTagtgcttccagtcatatgcttaGAACATCCACTATCCATATACCATCTTTGGTTGCTCCATGCACAAGGAAATTAAGtattagacttaggaacccaaatAGGTTTGTGTCCATTGTAGTGAGAAAAAGGGTGAATCAAGGTTCTTTTTGTCCAAGCAGGCATCACACGTTTTTTATATGAGGGACCAGGTTCTTTAGCAGTACTTACTTTTTCAgcaaaaactttatttttttgTTGGCACTGAAATCTAGCTTTACATGTTTCTTTAAAATGCCCAGTGTTACCACAATGAGTGCAAAGCCAGTTATCAGGGACACTAAcgtacttgctatgagggttgtaaggagtctTTTCCCTTAATTCCTGATTCCCTGCCTGTTTCCCCTATTGTTCTTATGCATAGTAGTGATTGTATCAGAGGACCAATTCCACTTAAGAGATTTTTATAGGCCATTCTTAACTCTGCCTAGATCTTCTTGAAGTTGTTTGTTTCTATCAAGTTCAGCACACAAACTAGATTTCAATGATTTTAGCTCATTTTCAAGCCTAAGGTGTACCTCGTTTGCAACTTCTTTTCCCTTTTGAGTGATCTCATGACTACCTTCCCTTTTTAGTTCCACAATTGTTTCCTTTAGGTCCACAACTACTACTAATAAGTCATCTCTCTCATGCTCTATGTTTTCAACCTTTTCAGTTAAAgcatatttttccttttttaaaccATCAATGGTCTCTTTTAGATCGACCACAACAACCAGTAGATCATCTCTCTCAATTTCTACTTCTCCTAGTTCCACAGTTAGCATATTCTTATCATTAATGAGATTGTGATATGTATCAGTTAGAATATTAGCTAAGGATATAAGCTTCTTTTAAGAATAGGGCTTCAAATTTCTTTGAACGTCCAGAAAGTTTACCTCATCTTCCTCATCCTCGTCAGATTTTCCCATTAGGGCAAAAATAGAGTCATACTCAGCTGCTTCACTTTCTACTACCATCATAGAGCTATAATCTTGCTCATCATCTTCTCTAGATTCGCTTGAAGAGTCTCCCAATGCAGCAAGAGCTTGTTTCACAACATTGTCAGTGACATCTTTTCTCTTGAATCTTTTGtcaggaaccgggttcctcttgGCTGCTTTGTATGTGTTGTGTTTGTACTTTTGTTGCTTGTGGAGAGGACAATCCTGAATGAAATATCCTGGATTCCCGTATTTATGACATAAGTCATAGCCTCTTGGCTTGCTAGAGCTGCCCCTTTTTGGAATACCTCCATTTCTGCGAACCATTTTCTGAAATCTCTTTGTCAGGTACGCCATATGAGCATCCTCACCACTTGAGTCATTGTTGTCAGTCTTGAGGACCAGGTTCTTCTCCCTTTTGGGCTCTCTTCTCTCATGAaccttattcttcttcttcatttcataaGTTTTTAAATTGTCAATGAGTTTATCAATAGTGAGCTTTTGCAGATCCTTTGCCTCCGTGATAGCATTtactttgctttcccaagaaccAGGCAATACACTGAGTATTTTTCTGACAAgcttgttccttggaattattgtcacaccccttttttaacagaacctcactaaccctcttaaattATATAAAAGGATTTAGTAAGGCTTGAAAAGGTTTTCCAATTAGAACGTGACAAAAATTGTGTTCagaaggaaataactcagagtcgccacctgacattggttttGGTGTGCCAGGCCAccgttttaaaaaaataatttttccttt
This sequence is a window from Nicotiana sylvestris chromosome 3, ASM39365v2, whole genome shotgun sequence. Protein-coding genes within it:
- the LOC138888660 gene encoding uncharacterized protein, with product MAAPPNFEKGHSTYRPPRFNGQYYGWWKKSMHDFIMAEDTELWDVICDGPFVPMKTIGEPAMTVPKTRKEYNNAERKAIEKNFRAKKILVCGIGPDEYNRIFACQFGKGVTIIPRNKLVRKILSVLPGSWESKVNAITEAKDLQKLTIDKLIDNLKTYEMKKKNKVHERREPKREKNLVLKTDNNDSSGEDAHMAYLTKRFQKMVRRNGGIPKRGSSSKPRGYDLCHKYGNPGYFIQDCPLHKQQKYKHNTYKAAKRNPVPDKRFKRKDVTDNVVKQALAALGDSSSESREDDEQDYSSMMVVESEAAEYDSIFALMGKSDEDEEDENMLTVELGEVEIERDDLLVVVVDLKETIDGLKKEKYALTEKVENIEHERDDLLVVVVDLKETIVELKREGSHEITQKGKEVANEVHLRLENELKSLKSSLCAELDRNKQLQEDLGRVKNGL